One Haloarcula sp. CBA1127 genomic window carries:
- a CDS encoding glycosyltransferase family 4 protein, whose protein sequence is MHVLRVAQDIFPETVGGAPYHIHALSRDQAAMGHEVTVLTVSEDVEEREVTDQDGYTLIKQPPKLELLGNQIFANTVGNLRGMEDFDVVHTHSHLFFSSNVAALYCRMANIPIAITCHGLNSQRGPFWFSRTHLRTLGKWTYDSADVTLCYTDVEQSKLRDLGVDADIAVVNNGIDTNRFSPAGQPHPDIANQSGQAIVFVGRLVDGKRPQDVLAAFDTVRERCPDASLFFCGDGPLRDSLESMVADKGLTDAVEFMGRVPYQQMPSVFRAADLFVLPSRTEGFPRTVIEALACETPVVASDLEQTSKIVNQTGETVQVGNVEGFTTAISDLLSDQRRLSELGKHGREIVTTRYNWEETVQETTEILGQVAEIGDSVLRDKTESTSSPTPVVKDEI, encoded by the coding sequence ATGCACGTACTCCGGGTCGCCCAAGACATCTTTCCTGAAACCGTCGGTGGTGCGCCATATCACATACATGCTCTGAGCCGCGATCAGGCTGCGATGGGGCATGAGGTCACCGTCCTGACTGTCTCGGAAGATGTGGAAGAGCGAGAGGTTACCGATCAAGACGGGTATACGTTGATCAAACAACCGCCGAAGCTAGAGCTCCTCGGGAATCAGATCTTCGCTAACACCGTCGGTAATCTACGTGGTATGGAAGACTTCGACGTGGTTCACACCCACTCTCATCTGTTCTTCTCGAGTAACGTGGCCGCGCTGTACTGCCGAATGGCCAACATTCCGATTGCAATCACGTGTCACGGCCTCAACTCACAACGAGGTCCGTTCTGGTTCTCGCGTACACACCTTCGCACGCTAGGCAAGTGGACGTATGACTCGGCCGACGTCACGCTTTGCTACACCGATGTCGAGCAATCTAAACTCCGTGATCTCGGTGTCGACGCTGATATCGCGGTTGTAAACAACGGAATCGATACCAACCGCTTCTCCCCTGCTGGACAGCCTCATCCCGATATCGCGAACCAGAGCGGTCAGGCGATCGTGTTTGTCGGCCGCTTAGTCGACGGAAAGCGACCGCAGGACGTGTTAGCTGCATTCGATACGGTACGAGAACGCTGTCCGGACGCATCACTGTTTTTCTGTGGCGATGGCCCGCTTCGAGACAGTCTCGAATCGATGGTCGCTGACAAGGGACTTACAGATGCTGTGGAATTTATGGGGCGGGTACCCTATCAGCAGATGCCCTCGGTATTCAGAGCAGCGGACCTCTTCGTCCTTCCGAGTCGGACTGAAGGCTTTCCACGGACAGTTATCGAAGCTCTGGCCTGTGAAACTCCAGTTGTTGCCAGCGATCTCGAACAGACCTCGAAAATAGTCAACCAAACAGGAGAAACAGTCCAAGTTGGCAACGTCGAGGGATTCACGACGGCGATTTCTGATTTGCTCAGCGATCAGCGCCGCCTCTCAGAACTGGGAAAACACGGCCGAGAAATCGTCACGACGCGCTACAACTGGGAAGAGACAGTACAAGAAACAACGGAAATACTGGGCCAAGTGGCTGAAATCGGTGACTCCGTGCTTCGAGACAAAACGGAATCGACCAGCAGTCCCACACCTGTGGTCAAGGACGAGATTTGA